In the Parasphingorhabdus halotolerans genome, CTATTGCTTTGACCAATGCGTTACCTGCCTCAATCGAAACACCGGCTTTCGCATAAGTGTACGATTCGGGCTCATTTTTCTTTTCACTCATAAAATAGGCGATTAGACAACTCACGGGTGGATTTCCACGTCATAATCGTCAAAAGAGCGCAAATGAAATTTTTGGCCAATTTAAAAATCCGGATTGTAGCGATATTTGCAGTGCTCGCCGTAGCGGCAGGCGCGGTGGTCTATGCCCAGTTGGAAGGCGGAGAACGCGGCGTTGCACCACTTGCGAGCTCCGGTGATTTTGAAATCATGGGCGTTGAAGTGGATGTGCAGGGCGATGATGCCTTTGACGCCCGAAAAAAAGGTTGGGAAGAAGCGCAGAGAAAAGCGTGGATCATGCTTTACGCGCGAACCCAAGGCGGAAAAACCACCGGATTGCCGGATAGCGCGCTGAACAATATGGTTTCTGCGATCATCGTGGAAAAAGAACAAATTGGCCCTAAACGCTATATTGCCACGCTCGGCGTGATGTTCGACCGTGCACGCGCCGGTTCCATATTGGGCGTCGGCGGACGCCGCCTGCGTTCACCGCCACTTTTGGTCCTGCCGATCATGTGGAGTGGCGGGTCCCCGCAAGTTTTCGAGAATAAAACCGAGTGGCAAAAAGCTTGGGCGCGCTTTCGTGCAGGCGACAGCGCGATTGATTATGTGCGTCCCTATGGCTCGGACAGCGAATCGCTGGTTTTGACCGCTGGTCAGGCTGACCGCAGGGACAGGCGCTGGTGGCGCACGATACTGGATCAATTCGGGGCGGCCGATGTGATTGTTCCGATTGTGCGTCTGCAACGCGAATATCCGGGCGGCCCGGTGACCGGAAAATTCACCGCGCGCTATGGGCCCGACAATAAATTTATCGACAGTTTTACGCTAAAAGTAAAATCCAGCGATGCTATCCCCGAGATGATGGATCAGGCGATTGTGCGGTTGGACAGAGTTTATACCAGCGCCTTGTCGCGGGGTGTTTTGAAAACAGACCGGTCATTGATTATTGAAGACCCGCTCGATCTTGAAGCGCTGGAACAGCAGATTGAAGCAGAAATTGCTACCGAAGCACCAAGCCCGGCAGCAGGGGCCAGTGACACAAGGCAGTCGTCTGATGGCGTCAGCGATGGCGGCGAAGTTGCGCCCTCCAGTGCCGGTGCGATAACAGTGTCTGTACAGTTTAATACTCCAGACGTCGGGGCTGTTGGACGCGGCGAATCATCGGTGCGTTCTGTCCCGGGCGTTTCTTCAGCATCTACCTCCAGCTTGGCGCTGGGCGGTGTTTCGGTAATGCGCGTGAACTACAATGGTGATTTGGCAACGCTCGCTGCGGCGCTGCGTTCACGTGGTTGGCAGGTGCAGCAAGGCGCCGGTGCTTTGCGAATTACGCGCGGTGGCGGTTCAACGCCGGCCAATCCACCAGCAGGAAGCGATAATTCCGGGAGTGGCGATCCCCAACAGTGAGCCAGATAGCGCTTCCTCTGGATACAACCCCGAAGGCGGAGAATAGCGGCTTTCTAGTTACCGCTGCGAATATCGCGGTTTGCAATCAACTGGAAAACTGGCAAGCTTGGCCACATATGACGGCGATTTTGGTCGGACCGCAGTCTTCTGGTAAATCTGCTATTCTTGAGAGCTTTTCCAACGACAGCGGCGGATACATAATGGATGATGCTGACTCGAGGGAAGATGAAGTTATTTTCCATCTGTGGAATCGCGCGCGCGAGGAGCATAAGCCGCTATTGCTGACTTCGCGAATGCCTGTTTCTGAATGGGGCATCGTACTCCCCGATTTAAAATCACGTCTGGCTTCTTCGCTTTTGCTGGAGTTGGGGCCGCCGGATGAAGAAATGATAGCGGGCCTGATGCAGCAATATTTTGTCCGGCGCGGGCTTTCGATCTCCGAGGACGCGCTGGCTTATCTGGCCAAGAGAATGCAACGCAGTTACCGATTTGTTGAACTTTTGGCCGCTAAAATGGATAATATTGCTATAGAGCAGAAAAAACCCGTAACGCTGGCGGTGGCACGGGCTGCACTCGCGGAACAACAATCCGGCGAAGGACCGGACATTTGAGAGAATCCTATGGATAATCTGGCATCAGAAAGAAACAGTCTTGCTGACAATGAGGGCGGGAATGGCGTGCCGTTTCTTGGTGATGCGCAATTGGCAGACGGGTCGGAACGCTATTTTAATCGTGAACTGAGTTGGCTCGGCTTTAACGAGCGGGTGATTGAAGAGGCTCAGAATAGCTCGCACCCGCTGCTTGAGCGCCTGCGTTTTCTCTCAATCTCGGGCAATAATCTCGATGAGTTTTTCATGGTTCGCTTTGCCGGACTGGTCGGTCAATATCGGCAGAATATCGAGGAGCGTTCAGCGGATGGATTAACTGCGGTGCAGCAGTTGCAAGCAATCGCAACACAGGCCGATAAATTATTGAATAATCAGCAGAAAGTCTGGAATGAGCTGACCGGACTATTGGCGAAAGAAGATATTTTTGTTCAGTCGGTTGATGTGCTTGATGAAACCGATCGAACCTGGCTTCGTCGCCACTTTATTGACCAGATTTTTCCAGTCCTGACGCCGCAAGCTTTAGACCCGGCCCACCCGTTCCCGTTTATTCCAAACAAGGGACTCAGTCTGGTTTTCGATCTTGTTCGCAAATCCGACAAGCGCGGTATCAGAGAATTGGTGATGATCCCGTCCGGATTGCCGCGCTTCATCAGAATGCCCGGCGACATTGCGACATATGTATCTGTCGAGTCGGTCATTCGATATCATTCCGATTTGCTGTTCCCCGGCTATGAAGTTTCCAGCGGCGGGCTGTTCCGGATCATTCGAGATAGTGATATTGAAGTCGAGGAAGAGGCAGAAGACCTCGTACGCTACTTCCGTAGTGCGATAAAACGCCGCCGTCGGGGCGATGTAATCAGGCTGGAAATCGGACCGGATTTATCGGAACCCGTCACTACGATGTTACGGGAGCATTTGCTTGATGCGGGAACTGCGGAAAGCCGGATTGATGGTCTGGTTGGCCTGGGTGATCTTGAGCGGCTGGTTGAGGAAGATCGCCCCGATCTCAAATTCGTCCCCTATAGTCCGCGCTTTCCGGAACGGATCAGGGAACATGGAGGTGATTGTTTTGCAGCGATCCGCGACAAGGACATATTGGTGCATCACCCTTATGAATCCTTTGAAGTGGTTATCGAATTTTTGCGGCAGGCGGCTGCAGACCCTGATGTGGTGGCGATCAAACAAACGCTCTATCGCGCTGGCAAGCAATCAGCGGTTATCCGTGCGCTGATTGATGCGGCGGAAGCGGGTAAATCGGTTACCGCCATCGTCGAGTTAAAGGCACGATTTGACGAAGAACAAAATTTGGTGTGGGCCAGCGAGTTGGAGCGTGCAGGCGTGCAGGTGGTCTATGGCTTTATCGAATGGAAAACCCATGCCAAAATATCGATGGTCGTGCGCAAGGAAGCGGAAGGATATCGCACCTACTGCCACTTTGGCACCGGCAATTATCACCCGATTACCGCGAAAATTTATACCGATCTGAGCTTCTTTACTGCGGACCCGAAAGCGGCCCGCGATGCGGCGCAGTTATTCAATTATATCACCGGTTATGTCGAGCCGGAAAAGCTCGAGATGATTTCGATGTCACCGCGTTATTTGCGCAACGATATTATGGCGTTGATTGATCAGGAAATTGCCAGCGAACGGGCCGGCAAACCCGGAATGATCTGGGCAAAAATGAACTCGCTGGTTGATCCGGCCTTGATCGAAAAGCTTTATGCGGCGAGCGATGCCGGTGTCGAGATTGATTTGGTAATTCGTGGAATATGTTGCTTGCGGCCCGGCGTTCCGGGCATGTCTGATAACATCCGGGTAAAGTCAGTGGTCGGGCGTTTCCTCGAGCACAGTAGAATTTGGGCTTTTGGCAATGGCCGGGATTTGCCTAATGACGGCGCGAAGCTCTATATTTCATCGGCGGACTGGATGCCGCGCAATCTGGATCGGCGGGTTGAATATATGATGCCGATCGAGAATAAAACCGTCCATGACCAAATTCTCGATCAGGTGATGGTCGCCAATCTCATCGATGACGAACAGAGCTGGGAGCTTAATTCTGATGGCAGTTACACGCGCGTGGTGCCTTCGGATAACCCGTTTAATCTGCACCGCTATTTTATGACCAATCCCTCTCTTTCCGGGCGAGGCAAGGCGCTCAAGAAGAGCAACGCGGTTCCGCGTCTCAGCTTGCGTCGCCGCAAGAAAAAGGTCTGACGGCATTTTGATGGAGCACCGCGCCAGAGATTTGATCGCACATCAAACGCCTTACGTTAACCGGCGCACCGCGATCATTGATATCGGATCCAATTCAATCCGGCTGGTGGTTTATCAGGGACCTGCGCGCGTACCGGCCATATTATTCAATGAAAAAGTTATGGCGGGTCTGGGCAGGAATCTCGCCACGACCGGAGATATTGCAGAAGACTCCATGGCTTTGGCGATTGGCGCGTTGAAAAGATTTTGCCGTCTTTGCGCCGAAATGCAGGTGGAAGAAACAATTGCGTTTGCAACAGCTGCCGTGCGCGATGCAACCAATGGCAAGGAGCTTTTGAAAGCCGCCAAAAAAGTCGGGTTTGAAACGCTGGTACTCCAAGGGGAAGAAGAGGCTGAATTGGCAGGGCTGGGTGTTTTGTCCGGAATTC is a window encoding:
- a CDS encoding heavy-metal-associated domain-containing protein; the protein is MKFLANLKIRIVAIFAVLAVAAGAVVYAQLEGGERGVAPLASSGDFEIMGVEVDVQGDDAFDARKKGWEEAQRKAWIMLYARTQGGKTTGLPDSALNNMVSAIIVEKEQIGPKRYIATLGVMFDRARAGSILGVGGRRLRSPPLLVLPIMWSGGSPQVFENKTEWQKAWARFRAGDSAIDYVRPYGSDSESLVLTAGQADRRDRRWWRTILDQFGAADVIVPIVRLQREYPGGPVTGKFTARYGPDNKFIDSFTLKVKSSDAIPEMMDQAIVRLDRVYTSALSRGVLKTDRSLIIEDPLDLEALEQQIEAEIATEAPSPAAGASDTRQSSDGVSDGGEVAPSSAGAITVSVQFNTPDVGAVGRGESSVRSVPGVSSASTSSLALGGVSVMRVNYNGDLATLAAALRSRGWQVQQGAGALRITRGGGSTPANPPAGSDNSGSGDPQQ
- a CDS encoding DnaA ATPase domain-containing protein, producing the protein MSQIALPLDTTPKAENSGFLVTAANIAVCNQLENWQAWPHMTAILVGPQSSGKSAILESFSNDSGGYIMDDADSREDEVIFHLWNRAREEHKPLLLTSRMPVSEWGIVLPDLKSRLASSLLLELGPPDEEMIAGLMQQYFVRRGLSISEDALAYLAKRMQRSYRFVELLAAKMDNIAIEQKKPVTLAVARAALAEQQSGEGPDI
- a CDS encoding RNA degradosome polyphosphate kinase — its product is MDNLASERNSLADNEGGNGVPFLGDAQLADGSERYFNRELSWLGFNERVIEEAQNSSHPLLERLRFLSISGNNLDEFFMVRFAGLVGQYRQNIEERSADGLTAVQQLQAIATQADKLLNNQQKVWNELTGLLAKEDIFVQSVDVLDETDRTWLRRHFIDQIFPVLTPQALDPAHPFPFIPNKGLSLVFDLVRKSDKRGIRELVMIPSGLPRFIRMPGDIATYVSVESVIRYHSDLLFPGYEVSSGGLFRIIRDSDIEVEEEAEDLVRYFRSAIKRRRRGDVIRLEIGPDLSEPVTTMLREHLLDAGTAESRIDGLVGLGDLERLVEEDRPDLKFVPYSPRFPERIREHGGDCFAAIRDKDILVHHPYESFEVVIEFLRQAAADPDVVAIKQTLYRAGKQSAVIRALIDAAEAGKSVTAIVELKARFDEEQNLVWASELERAGVQVVYGFIEWKTHAKISMVVRKEAEGYRTYCHFGTGNYHPITAKIYTDLSFFTADPKAARDAAQLFNYITGYVEPEKLEMISMSPRYLRNDIMALIDQEIASERAGKPGMIWAKMNSLVDPALIEKLYAASDAGVEIDLVIRGICCLRPGVPGMSDNIRVKSVVGRFLEHSRIWAFGNGRDLPNDGAKLYISSADWMPRNLDRRVEYMMPIENKTVHDQILDQVMVANLIDDEQSWELNSDGSYTRVVPSDNPFNLHRYFMTNPSLSGRGKALKKSNAVPRLSLRRRKKKV